A window of the Phaseolus vulgaris cultivar G19833 unplaced genomic scaffold, P. vulgaris v2.0 scaffold_21, whole genome shotgun sequence genome harbors these coding sequences:
- the LOC137817229 gene encoding uncharacterized protein produces the protein MVEKEKSQQGTYSENVETGVTSPPPPFRHEKWKRARIKKSGAPSSEQSGVIIEKIDSLESDGTFVAEGRHDILVEAIGRPEHSGRVRAAGQGVGIKLFFGVSERQPSSSSKKETQMKTKLREEIMEEMRKETDLMWLEMKKENDRMRQEFLSQQVCAEPIEPLVSPTPKSTKGSCAAPPTSGDDINGQTEDCELLVVGGKLPRVVALGKVYKNATTLHSVPLSLDVAKVTVEKVRFPDARVPLPSDEVTTVADAFQTFVAWPRELIRSMPEPHVIISFHYIIFYLYLYITYNLIQMLFIL, from the exons cttctcctccaccaccttttcgccatgaaaaatggaagagggcccgaattaaaaagtccggtgcaccaagttccgagcaatccggggttataatcgaaaaaatt gattccttggaatccgacggtacatttgttgctgaaggtcgtcacgatatcctggttgaagcaattggacgacctgaacactctggtcgtgttcgtgccgctggacaaggggtcggaattaaacttttttttggagtttcagaacgacagccatcctcctcctccaagaaggaaactcaaatgaagactaagttacgtgaagaaataatggaggagatgagaaaggagactgatttgatgtggctggagatgaaaaaggagaatgatcgaatgcgacaagagtttctatcgcaacaagtttgtgctgagccgattgaaccccttgttagtcccactcccaagagcacaaaggggagttgtgcggctcctccaacatcaggggatgatatcaatgggcagacagaggattgtgagctactggtagtgggcggcaaacttcctcgggtggtggcacttggaaaagtctataaaaacgccaccaccttacatagcGTTCCTCTCTCCcttgatgtggcgaaggtaactgttgaaaaagtacgatttcctgatgctcgtgttccactaccttcagatgaggtaaccactgtggccgatgcatttcagacattcgttgcctggcccagagagctcattcgatctatgcccgaacctcatgtaataatttcgtttcattatattattttttatttatatttatatattacatataatttaatacaaatgttgtttatcttgtag